From [Flavobacterium] thermophilum:
GCCGACTGCCGCATACATATCGTCTTCATTCGAAAAATTAAATTTTTCCGCAACGCGCTTGACGTTGTCCGCCGTCATCACTTCTTTCGGTTCAAAACCGAGGCTGCGCACTTCTTTTTCGACCATTTCTTTTCCTTTTTCGATATTTTCTTCACGCCGCTGTTTTTTGAAAAACTGTCGGATTTTGTTGCGCGCCTGCGACGTCTTGGCGAGCTTCAGCCAGTCCTGGCTTGGACCGTACGAATGTTTCGACGTCAAAATTTCCACGATGTCGCCCGTCTGAAGCTTATAGTCAAGCGGCACCATTTTGCCGTTCACTTTGGCGCCGATCGTTTTATTGCCGATTTCCGAATGGATGCGATAGGCGAAATCGATCGGCACGGACCCGGCTGGCAGCTCGATGACGTCGCCCTTTGGCGTAAAGACGAACACCATATCGGAAAACAAATCCATCTTGAGCGATTCCATGAACTCTTCAGCATTGCTCGCGTCGTTTTGCCACTCCAAAATTTCCCGAAACCAAGACAGCTTTTCTTCAAACGAGTTCGGCTTGACCGTTTTCCCTTCCTTGTACGCCCAATGGGCGGCGATTCCGAACTCGGCGATTTGGTGCATTTCGAACGTGCGGATTTGCACCTCGAGCGGCTCGCCTTTCGGGCCGATCACCGTCGTGTGGAGCGACTGGTACATGTTCGGCTTCGGCATGGCGATGTAGTCTTTGAAGCGCCCTGGCATCGGCTTCCAGCATGTATGGATGATGCCGAGCACCGCGTAGCAGTCTTTAATGCTGTTGACAATGATGCGGACGGCAAGCAAATCGTAAATTTCATTAAACTGTTTGTTTTGCATTACCATTTTTCGGTAAATGCTGTAAATATGCTTCGGGCGTCCGGAAATTTCGCACGGGATGTGCACTTCATTAAGTCGTTCGCGCACCTCTTGAATGACCTCTTCCAAATATTGCTCGCGCTCGGCGCGCTTTTTCTTCATCAAATTGACGATGCGGTAGTACTGCTGCGGATTTAAATAGCGAAGCGCCGTATCCTCAAGCTCCCACTTAATTTTCGAAATGCCGAGCCGATGGGCAAGCGGGGCGAAAATTTCGAGCGTCTCATTGGCAATGCGCCGCTGTTTTTCGGCCGGCAAATGTTTCAATGTCCGCATATTGTGCAGCCGGTCGGCCAGCTTGATTAAAATGACGCGGATATCTTGCGCCATGGCCAAAAACATCTTTCGATGGTTTTCCGCCTGCTGCTCTTCCTGCGACTTATATTTAATTTTGCCGAGCTTCGTCACCCCGTCGACAAGCATCGCCACTTCCGCGCCGAACTCGCGCTCAAGGTCTTCTTTTGTCGCCTCGGTGTCTTCGACGACATCATGCAAAAACCCGGCGGCGATCGTTGTCGCGTCCATCTTTAAGTCCACCAAAATGCCCGCGACTTGAATCGGATGGATGATGTATGGTTCGCCCGATTTCCGGAATTGGTCGCGATGGGCGTGCTTGGCAAACTCATACGCCTTTTTCAAAAAGG
This genomic window contains:
- the relA gene encoding GTP pyrophosphokinase is translated as MANEQVLTAEQVFERASCYLSEQDVAFLKKAYEFAKHAHRDQFRKSGEPYIIHPIQVAGILVDLKMDATTIAAGFLHDVVEDTEATKEDLEREFGAEVAMLVDGVTKLGKIKYKSQEEQQAENHRKMFLAMAQDIRVILIKLADRLHNMRTLKHLPAEKQRRIANETLEIFAPLAHRLGISKIKWELEDTALRYLNPQQYYRIVNLMKKKRAEREQYLEEVIQEVRERLNEVHIPCEISGRPKHIYSIYRKMVMQNKQFNEIYDLLAVRIIVNSIKDCYAVLGIIHTCWKPMPGRFKDYIAMPKPNMYQSLHTTVIGPKGEPLEVQIRTFEMHQIAEFGIAAHWAYKEGKTVKPNSFEEKLSWFREILEWQNDASNAEEFMESLKMDLFSDMVFVFTPKGDVIELPAGSVPIDFAYRIHSEIGNKTIGAKVNGKMVPLDYKLQTGDIVEILTSKHSYGPSQDWLKLAKTSQARNKIRQFFKKQRREENIEKGKEMVEKEVRSLGFEPKEVMTADNVKRVAEKFNFSNEDDMYAAVGYHGITAAQIAHRLTEKWRKQRDLEEQERKLAEAVFEAKLPAGKKRDCGIRVQGVDNLLIRLSRCCNPVPGDEIIGFITRGRGISVHRADCPNVQTEEAADRLIAVEWESGTGGEREYNVDIEITGFDRRGLLNEVLQAVNETRTDISAVSGRSDHRHKIATIHMTIAIHNISHLQKVVERIKQIPDIYSVQRLMNN